A section of the Triticum dicoccoides isolate Atlit2015 ecotype Zavitan chromosome 7A, WEW_v2.0, whole genome shotgun sequence genome encodes:
- the LOC119331537 gene encoding ATP-dependent DNA helicase DDM1-like, with product MVVAVANVAAAAAPTVITAAATDADSPLSDEKMPEAKDEGNAGDSKREATEDQLLNSVREGESDEFQDGVAGLVTEVMAKEEDELCQARLKAEEEEEARKREARKAFDPNERFSKLDELLTKTQLFSEFLLERMEQITDKAVEVKDEDEPVEEQKKGRGRKRKAKAKPKYNDKKAKTAVAAMLTRSREDRTADDSTLTEEERWEKEQANLVPLLTGGKLKSYQIKGIKWLISLWQNGLNGILADQMGLGKTIQTIGFLAHLKGNGMDGPYMVIAPLSTLSNWLNELSRFAPSLIGLIYHGDKVARAELRRKFMPKKVGPNFPIIITSFEMAMFDAKLLANYQWKYVVVDEGHRLKNTNCKLLRELRRIPMENKLLLTGTPLQNNLAELWSLLNFILPDIFSSHQEFESWFDFSGKGDGEQQEETDENKRVLVVSKLHAILRPFLLRRMKEDVEHMLPRKKEIIIYANMTEHQKQIQNHLVERTFDNYLHENTDIVLRRPGIKTKLNNLLIQLRKNCGHPDLLDAAFDTSYFYPPVEKLLEQCGKFQLLDRLLDALLKRNHKVLIFSQWTKVLDILDYYLDTKGLKVCRIDGNVKLEDRRKQIAEFNDLNSGLNVFILSTRAGGLGINLTSADTCILYDSDWNPQMDLQAMDRCHRIGQTKPVHVYRLATSNSVEGRIIKRAFGKLKLEHVVIGKGQFQQDAAKPNTLDEAELLALLRDEQGEEDRMIQMDISDEDLLKVMDRSDLTGPAAAASAAPLVPLKGPGWEVVLASKSGGGMLSALTS from the exons ATGGTGGTCGCCGTGGCGAATgtggcggccgccgccgcccccaccgtcATCacggccgccgccaccgacgccgattccCCTTTATCGGACGAG AAAATGCCCGAGGCCAAGGACGAGGGAAACGCCGGCGATTCGAAGCGCGAGGCCACTGAAGATCAGTTACTGAACTCCGTCAGAGAGGGGGAGTCTGATGAGTTCCAGGACGGCGTCGCTGGTTTGGTTACGGAGGTGATGGCCAAGGAGGAAGATGAGCTGTGCCAGGCCCGGCTcaaggcagaggaagaggaggaggccaGGAAGAGAGAAGCTCGGAAGGCTTTTGATCCGAATGAGCGGTTCAGCAAACTGGACGAACTGCTGACAAAGACACAGCTGTTTTCTGAATTCCTGCTTGAGAGGATGGAGCAGATCACAGAT AAAGCTGTCGAAGTTAAAGACGAAGATGAACCTGTGGAAGAGCAGAAGAAAGGTCGCGGCAGAAAGAGGAAAGCAAAGGCTAAGCCAAAGTACAATGAC AAGAAGGCTAAGACAGCAGTCGCAGCCATGCTTACAAGATCGCGTGAAGACCGTACTGCTGATGATAGTACTCTcactgaagaagaaaggtgggaaaaGGAGCAAGCCAATCTTGTTCCATTATTGACTGGAGGAAAGCTGAAATCTTACCAGATAAAGGGTATTAAGTGGTTAATATCGCTGTGGCAAAACGGCCTAAATGGAATTCTAGCTGATCAAATGGGCCTCGGGAAAACAATCCAGACAATTGGATTTCTTGCCCATCTCAAAGGAAATGGTATGGACGGTCCGTACATGGTTATTGCTCCCCTTTCCACTCTGTCAAACTGGTTAAATGAGTTATCAAG GTTTGCTCCATCTCTGATTGGTCTGATTTATCATGGAGATAAAGTGGCTCGGGCAGAGCTAAGGAGGAAATTCATGCCCAAAAAAGTTGGCCCTAATTTTCCGATAATAATCACTTCATTTGAGATGGCCATGTTTGATGCAAAACTTCTTGCTAATTACCAGTGGAAGTATGTTGTTGTCGATGAG GGGCATCGGTTGAAAAATACGAATTGTAAATTATTGAGGGAGCTAAGGCGCATTCCGATGGAGAATAAGCTCCTTTTGACTGGGACACCTCTTCAGAATAACCTAGCAGAGCTGTGGTCGCTACTGAACTTCATTTTGCCTGATATATTCTCATCCCATCAGGAATTTGAGTCATG GTTTGATTTTTCTGGTAAGGGAGATGGGGAACAACAGGAAGAAACTGATGAGAACAAAAGAGTCCTTGTTGTCTCAAAGCTTCATGCCATTTTGCGTCCATTCCTTCTAAGGCGGATGAAGGAGGATGTAGAACACATGCTTCCACGAAAGAAAGAGATAATCATTTATGCTAACATGACTGAACATCAGAAACAAATCCAGAATCACTTGGTTGAGAGGACATTCGACAACTACTTGCATGAGAACACAGATATTG TTTTGCGGAGACCTGGCATCAAGACGAAGCTAAATAATCTACTCATTCAGCTCAGGAAAAATTGTGGCCACCCTGATCTTTTGGATGCTGCATTCGACACAAGCT ACTTCTATCCACCTGTTGAAAAGCTTCTCGAACAATGTGGCAAATTTCAGCTGTTGGATAGGTTACTGGATGCTCTACTCAAACGAAATCACAAG GTCCTTATATTTTCTCAGTGGACAAAAGTTTTGGACATCCTTGACTATTATTTGGATACAAAAGGTCTGAAGGTTTGCCGAATTGATGGTAATGTTAAGCTGGAAGATAGGAGGAAGCAG ATAGCGGAGTTTAATGACTTGAACAGTGGTCTGAACGTCTTCATTCTAAGCACGCGTGCTGGTGGGCTTGGTATCAACCTTACTTCTGCTGATACTTGCATCCTGTATGACAGTGACTGG AACCCTCAGATGGATTTACAGGCTATGGATCGATGCCACCGCATTGGTCAAACAAAACCGGTTCATGTTTATCGGCTGGCAACATCGAATTCTGTTGAG GGTCGGATTATCAAGAGAGCTTTTGGAAAGCTGAAGCTAGAGCATGTGGTGATTGGGAAGGGACAGTTTCAACAAGATGCCGCCAAGCCTAACACCTTAGAT GAGGCGGAGCTGCTGGCGCTGCTGAGGGACGAGCAGGGCGAGGAAGACAGGATGATCCAGATGGATATCAGCGACGAGGACCTTCTGAAGGTGATGGACCGGAGCGACCTGACCGGCCCTGCTGCGGCTGCCAGTGCCGCCCCTCTTGTCCCCCTGAAAGGGCCTGGCTGGGAGGTGGTGCTGGCCTCGAAGAGTGGTGGCGGCATGCTCTCGGCGCTCACCAGCTGA